A genomic stretch from Lathyrus oleraceus cultivar Zhongwan6 chromosome 2, CAAS_Psat_ZW6_1.0, whole genome shotgun sequence includes:
- the LOC127122258 gene encoding uncharacterized protein LOC127122258, translating to MESTDALGLDTAEMCLVPGVVIPSKFKVPDFEKYKGNSDPMTHIRAYCRKMVAYSSGDRLLMHFPRFPQWGIIGLVYATRGTHIRIGREMVETFLKHYQYNTDMAPNRTQLQNLTQRSEESFKVYAQQWRELVSRVQPPLLERGPINMFMGNLQGPYLDKMVGSTSSCFSDLVLAGKRIKNMIKMGKIQNSTSASSAVKKPFVPYGKNREGETSVTTIIRTKNPTYQQVAIVAPVQ from the coding sequence ATGGAGAGCACCGATGCTTTGGGTCTTGATACAGCAGAAATGTGCCTAGTGCCTGGTGTTGTTATTCCATCCaagttcaaagtcccagactttgaaaagtataagggaaatagTGACCCTATGACTCACATTAGGGCATACTGCCGAAAGATGGTTGCTTATTCCAGTGGCGACCGACTATTAATGCATTTTCCAAGATTCCCTCAGTGGGGCATCATTGGATTGGTATATGCAACTCGAGGCACTCATATTCGCATTGGGAGAGAGATGGTCGAGACATTCCTCAAGCACTATCAGTACAATACTGATATGGCACCTAACCGCACGCAGCTGCAAAATCTGACTCAAAGGTCTGAGGAATCTTTCAAGGTGTATGCCCAACAGTGGAGGGAATTAGTTTCTAGGGTACAACCCCCATTACTAGAAAGAGGGCCGATAAACATGTTTATGGGTAACCTACAAGGCCCATACCTTGACAAAATGGTGGGGAGCACCTCTTCGTGTTTTTCCGACCTAGTCTTAGCCGGCAAAAGGATCAAAAACATGATCAAGATGGGCAAGATTCAAAACTCTACAAGTGCATCCAGTGCAGTAAAGAAACCCTTTGTTCCTTATGGTAAAAATAGAGAAGGTGAGACCAGTGTCACAACCATCATCCGAACTAAAAATCCCACTTATCAACAAGTAGCCATCGTGGCTCCCGTTCAATAA